A region of Alteromonadaceae bacterium 2753L.S.0a.02 DNA encodes the following proteins:
- a CDS encoding phage shock protein B — MHQLIGMLEAPLIIFCVFVAPIWVYMHYKQKNKAVAPEESAADKKKIEELLAMADRMESRIQTLEAILDRQDPNWRHEA; from the coding sequence ATGCATCAGCTAATCGGCATGCTAGAAGCACCGCTAATTATTTTTTGCGTGTTCGTCGCGCCCATTTGGGTGTACATGCACTACAAGCAGAAAAATAAGGCGGTGGCACCGGAAGAGTCCGCAGCCGACAAAAAGAAAATTGAGGAGCTTTTGGCGATGGCAGATCGCATGGAGTCTCGCATTCAAACCCTGGAGGCGATTCTCGACCGCCAGGACCCAAACTGGAGGCATGAGGCATGA
- a CDS encoding phage shock protein A (PspA) family protein: MGIFSRFSDIINSNINALLDKAEDPEKMVRLIIQEMEETLVEVRTVSAKAIADKKELLRRKQWLLDQAESWEQKAELAIQKGREDLAKGALAERLRFNNDASDVDSELDSIEENLQSLENEISQLQSKIAEAKARQKSLVSRRQTADSKLKVRMVIKGGSVDEKLSKLEGYERKLDEIEGKAESYDLGKKSLAEEIEQLAKDEEIEAQLAALKEKVKSKSESAN, from the coding sequence ATGGGCATTTTTTCCCGATTCTCAGACATTATTAATTCCAACATTAACGCCTTACTCGATAAGGCCGAAGACCCGGAGAAAATGGTCCGCCTTATTATTCAGGAAATGGAAGAAACCCTGGTAGAGGTGCGTACAGTTTCCGCCAAGGCAATTGCAGATAAAAAAGAGTTGTTGCGACGTAAACAGTGGTTGCTCGATCAAGCTGAAAGCTGGGAGCAAAAAGCCGAGCTGGCGATCCAAAAAGGTCGCGAAGATCTCGCTAAAGGCGCTTTGGCAGAGCGTTTACGTTTCAACAATGATGCCAGTGATGTTGATTCAGAACTGGATTCTATTGAAGAAAATCTGCAGTCCCTTGAAAATGAAATCTCCCAATTGCAGAGTAAAATTGCAGAAGCGAAGGCGCGTCAAAAGTCATTGGTTTCTCGCCGTCAGACTGCCGATTCCAAGCTTAAAGTCCGCATGGTTATAAAAGGCGGTTCCGTCGACGAAAAATTGTCGAAACTTGAAGGTTATGAGCGCAAACTCGACGAAATCGAGGGTAAAGCGGAATCCTATGACCTGGGTAAAAAGTCGCTGGCGGAGGAAATCGAGCAACTTGCCAAGGATGAGGAAATCGAGGCTCAACTGGCCGCTCTCAAAGAAAAAGTGAAGTCTAAATCAGAAAGTGCTAATTAA
- a CDS encoding psp operon transcriptional activator encodes MTTPSTKQLIGESNNFLEVLDQVSQLTSLNRPVLVVGERGTGKELIAERLHFLSERWSKPLIKMNCAALNQELLESELFGHEAGAFTGATKRHVGRFERADGGTLFLDELATMSLQTQEKLLRFIEYGEFERLGGSSTVQVDVRLVAATNEHLPRLADQNKFRHDLLDRLAFDVVTLPPLRARQEDIVLLAEHYALNMCKELQRTLFTGFSPEAQQALQNYAWPGNVRELKNVIERSIYRHGDDEEPLQDILFDPFDSPFKPGIIGDAGSSKQEMTQNNLKDSSANVFDSPQYNMQTRVFPLDIQEHLQEIETECIREALQKAQFNQREAAKLLKLSYHQLRGKLKKYNFLSDQSE; translated from the coding sequence ATGACTACTCCCAGCACAAAGCAGCTAATTGGCGAATCCAACAATTTTCTCGAAGTTCTCGATCAAGTGTCCCAGCTCACCAGCCTAAATCGCCCGGTGCTGGTTGTTGGTGAGCGCGGTACCGGTAAAGAGTTGATCGCCGAGCGCTTACACTTCCTCTCCGAACGTTGGAGCAAACCCTTAATAAAGATGAACTGCGCTGCGCTCAATCAGGAGCTTTTGGAATCAGAACTATTCGGGCATGAGGCGGGCGCATTTACAGGCGCCACCAAACGTCACGTTGGCCGTTTTGAACGCGCCGATGGCGGTACATTGTTCCTCGACGAGCTGGCTACCATGTCATTGCAGACTCAGGAAAAACTCCTACGTTTCATTGAATATGGCGAATTTGAGCGATTGGGTGGCTCCAGCACGGTACAAGTGGATGTGCGCCTGGTTGCCGCCACCAATGAACACCTGCCGCGTCTCGCAGATCAGAACAAATTCCGCCATGACTTGTTGGATCGCCTCGCTTTCGACGTCGTCACCCTGCCCCCGTTACGCGCGCGACAGGAAGATATTGTGCTGCTGGCAGAACACTATGCACTTAACATGTGTAAAGAACTGCAGCGTACTTTGTTCACCGGATTTAGTCCTGAAGCACAACAAGCTCTACAAAACTACGCATGGCCGGGAAATGTTCGCGAACTGAAAAATGTAATCGAACGCAGCATTTACAGGCATGGCGACGATGAGGAACCACTGCAAGATATTCTATTTGACCCATTCGATTCCCCCTTCAAACCCGGAATCATTGGCGACGCAGGATCATCCAAACAAGAAATGACGCAAAATAACTTAAAAGACTCGTCCGCCAACGTGTTTGATTCTCCCCAATACAATATGCAAACGCGTGTTTTCCCTTTGGATATTCAAGAGCATTTACAGGAAATAGAGACGGAATGCATACGAGAAGCTTTGCAAAAAGCGCAATTTAACCAGCGAGAAGCCGCTAAATTATTAAAATTAAGTTACCATCAACTACGCGGCAAATTAAAAAAGTATAATTTCCTAAGCGACCAATCCGAGTAG
- a CDS encoding cytoskeletal protein CcmA (bactofilin family), translating to MRGFKNSDTSKPISDFSKGDSMSATPISQPASVATPVSEASSRPVATQQQSAPSAVIGSKIRFKGELVGEEDLLIQGQVDGTIDLKNHSLIIGSQGTVKANVLAKTVTIEGTVEGDLFGQERISILASSNVKGNIVAERVILEDGAKFRGSIDMDVEHHKDKLQGISGSSSSSSSSPTFTKPAASSPEKSKPSETV from the coding sequence ATGCGCGGTTTCAAAAATAGCGATACCAGCAAACCTATCAGCGATTTTTCAAAAGGTGATTCTATGAGTGCAACCCCCATTAGCCAGCCAGCATCCGTGGCTACCCCTGTATCAGAAGCCAGTTCTCGCCCGGTAGCGACTCAACAGCAGAGCGCTCCCAGTGCAGTAATCGGCTCTAAAATTCGTTTCAAGGGCGAATTAGTCGGTGAAGAAGACTTGTTAATTCAAGGTCAGGTCGATGGCACCATCGACTTAAAAAATCACTCGTTAATTATCGGCAGCCAGGGAACCGTTAAAGCGAATGTTTTAGCAAAAACAGTGACCATTGAGGGCACAGTAGAAGGCGACCTATTTGGACAAGAGCGTATATCCATACTTGCTTCAAGTAATGTAAAAGGCAACATTGTAGCTGAACGTGTAATACTTGAAGACGGTGCGAAATTCCGCGGTTCGATAGATATGGATGTTGAGCACCACAAAGACAAACTACAGGGAATTTCCGGCTCCTCCAGCTCCAGCTCCAGCAGCCCGACTTTCACTAAACCTGCCGCTTCCAGCCCAGAGAAATCAAAGCCCTCAGAAACTGTATAA
- a CDS encoding molybdenum cofactor cytidylyltransferase (manually curated): MADDIGVLVMAAGRSSRFGSNKLAQQLSSGKTLFETSLANVLELDLQTAVVSSSDGKHIQQVSNAMRAFNIVMPGISPGLGDSIAYGVTNTPNWAGWIIYLADMPFIGVQVLRKLHRVALNNPLVRPSFNNAPGHPVFFSKRYFSALCCLNGDRGAREIIEAHRKDLVLVPVNDKGILRDIDTPLDLI; the protein is encoded by the coding sequence ATGGCTGATGATATTGGAGTTCTCGTGATGGCCGCTGGTCGGTCGAGCCGATTTGGCAGCAACAAGCTTGCGCAACAACTTTCCAGCGGCAAGACGTTATTTGAGACATCGCTGGCAAATGTTCTTGAACTTGACCTCCAGACCGCCGTGGTTTCATCTTCAGATGGTAAACATATTCAGCAAGTTTCTAACGCGATGCGGGCGTTCAATATCGTAATGCCAGGAATTTCTCCGGGCCTTGGAGATTCAATTGCTTATGGTGTGACCAACACCCCTAACTGGGCGGGCTGGATTATTTATCTCGCCGACATGCCGTTCATCGGAGTACAAGTACTGCGTAAGCTGCATCGCGTGGCTCTCAACAATCCTTTGGTACGACCAAGCTTTAACAATGCACCAGGGCACCCGGTGTTTTTTAGCAAGCGTTATTTTAGCGCGCTGTGTTGCCTAAACGGGGATCGGGGAGCCCGTGAAATTATAGAGGCACATCGAAAGGATTTAGTGCTAGTGCCGGTGAACGACAAGGGTATTCTACGCGATATAGATACCCCTTTAGATTTAATTTAA
- a CDS encoding xanthine dehydrogenase accessory factor gives MEIYSSSEQVIQACVAHLDNNENDVWLATVVGTWGSSPRPPGATLMWSSNSGPVGSVSGGCVEEALIAQFKQDKFCKDHPTIVRYGDPLSETVSATSSFATEKVQLPCGGILTLLVEHLAPDHAARWRELAESIRSRRGIARTVDLQSGTWEWQQSKPFKAETDNNSFRVYLGPKRKLLIIGANQIAYHLAHFAIPLEFDVTVCDPSDDVGEYWCSSDIHLIRRYPDGFVDAQFNDSSCAIVAVSHDPRLDDMALLEALPSKAFYIGAMGSQRSSAARRERLRQLDVPEMLLQKLHAPIGVSIGSKSPAEIALSIAADLVKHAQYSYG, from the coding sequence ATGGAAATCTATTCAAGTTCCGAACAAGTTATTCAGGCATGTGTTGCGCACCTCGACAACAATGAAAACGATGTATGGCTGGCCACTGTGGTGGGCACCTGGGGGAGTTCTCCCAGGCCGCCTGGCGCAACGCTGATGTGGAGTTCCAACAGCGGCCCAGTGGGTTCAGTATCTGGTGGCTGCGTTGAAGAGGCATTGATTGCCCAGTTTAAGCAGGACAAGTTTTGTAAAGATCATCCAACTATTGTGCGTTATGGCGATCCGTTAAGCGAAACTGTGAGTGCAACAAGTAGCTTTGCCACAGAAAAGGTGCAATTACCGTGTGGAGGCATTCTTACTCTCCTGGTGGAGCATTTAGCGCCTGACCACGCGGCGCGTTGGCGGGAACTGGCTGAGTCGATTCGATCGCGTCGAGGTATTGCGCGTACTGTCGACCTGCAAAGTGGTACTTGGGAATGGCAGCAGAGCAAACCTTTTAAAGCTGAAACAGATAACAACTCCTTTCGTGTTTACCTTGGGCCTAAGCGTAAATTGTTAATCATTGGGGCTAACCAAATCGCTTACCACTTGGCCCATTTCGCTATCCCGCTGGAATTCGACGTTACGGTCTGTGATCCCAGCGACGATGTTGGCGAATATTGGTGTTCCAGTGATATCCATTTAATTCGTCGCTACCCGGATGGTTTCGTCGATGCACAATTTAACGATAGCAGTTGCGCTATCGTGGCGGTATCCCATGACCCCCGGCTAGATGACATGGCGCTTTTGGAGGCATTACCCTCGAAAGCTTTTTACATTGGTGCTATGGGCTCGCAACGAAGCTCTGCTGCGCGACGAGAGCGCCTTCGACAACTCGATGTCCCCGAAATGTTACTGCAAAAACTTCATGCGCCAATTGGCGTTAGCATTGGAAGTAAGTCCCCTGCGGAAATAGCACTGAGTATTGCCGCTGACCTTGTTAAACACGCTCAGTATTCGTATGGCTGA
- a CDS encoding TetR family transcriptional regulator: MSKRESKKLEILRAGIEVMKRQGYNGTSVKHIVEAAEVPKGSFYNYFESKEAFALAAIQYVGELSYTTAAQVLQSSCEPQQRLLAYFQQGAASACDHNFKMGCFLGNMCQEMSDSSETIRNGLRAVLRKHTSLIQDALVECGQDSDTAKITAEFLFNAWEGALMRMKSSRCRDPLDAFLNTLPKLIAA, from the coding sequence ATGAGTAAGAGAGAATCCAAAAAACTCGAAATTCTGCGTGCCGGAATCGAAGTGATGAAACGCCAGGGTTACAACGGTACGAGCGTCAAACACATTGTTGAAGCGGCTGAGGTGCCTAAGGGGTCGTTTTACAATTATTTTGAAAGTAAGGAAGCCTTTGCTCTTGCAGCTATTCAGTACGTAGGTGAACTCAGCTATACAACGGCTGCTCAAGTTTTACAATCCTCCTGTGAGCCCCAACAGCGCCTCTTGGCGTATTTCCAGCAGGGCGCGGCAAGCGCTTGCGATCACAATTTTAAAATGGGCTGTTTCCTTGGCAACATGTGCCAGGAAATGTCGGACTCCAGTGAAACAATCCGTAACGGATTGCGTGCGGTGCTGCGCAAGCATACGTCACTTATTCAGGATGCTCTGGTTGAATGTGGTCAGGATTCAGACACCGCAAAGATCACCGCAGAATTCTTGTTTAATGCCTGGGAAGGCGCATTAATGCGTATGAAGTCCTCGCGATGCCGCGATCCACTGGATGCGTTCCTCAACACATTGCCAAAATTAATTGCTGCCTGA
- a CDS encoding putative YigZ family protein, translating into MYVRPTCSTLFELTEKKSRFLCHIIPCRTRQCADTALAKLQEKFSDARHCCWAMVLGDPQNPESIAWNDDGEPAGTAGKPILNVLHHKNIGDALAVVVRYFGGVKLGAGGLVRAYAGATNQAIELAVFEQVTLCKYLTVAVPYHLEGQVRHWLESEPGSIVTVRHSATVHFEVKLPAAIVTNFERWLSEVSGGQAVFIEIK; encoded by the coding sequence ATGTATGTTCGCCCCACATGCAGCACTCTTTTCGAGCTGACGGAAAAGAAGAGTCGTTTTTTGTGCCATATTATACCGTGCCGCACTCGACAGTGTGCAGATACTGCACTTGCCAAATTACAGGAAAAATTTTCGGACGCCAGACACTGTTGTTGGGCAATGGTGTTGGGAGATCCCCAAAACCCCGAATCCATTGCCTGGAATGACGATGGCGAACCCGCTGGAACCGCAGGAAAGCCCATTCTAAACGTCTTACACCACAAGAATATTGGCGATGCCTTAGCAGTCGTTGTGCGCTATTTTGGTGGTGTGAAATTGGGTGCGGGTGGCTTGGTAAGGGCTTATGCCGGTGCCACCAACCAAGCAATAGAGCTTGCTGTGTTTGAGCAGGTGACACTTTGCAAATACTTAACTGTTGCGGTGCCGTATCACCTTGAAGGCCAGGTGCGACATTGGCTGGAGAGCGAACCTGGATCGATTGTGACAGTCAGGCACAGCGCAACTGTTCATTTCGAAGTGAAATTACCAGCTGCAATAGTTACAAATTTTGAGCGTTGGCTCAGCGAAGTTTCCGGTGGGCAGGCAGTGTTTATCGAGATTAAATAA
- a CDS encoding UPF0176 protein → MSEIVVAALYKFVALPDYEALQKPLYDFCKQHSIKGTLLLAQEGINGTIAGSRVDLDALLAYLKADHRFENLEHKESFCDSQPFYRLKIKLKKEIVTLGVEGLDPNTTVGTYVPPQQWNALISDPDVTVIDTRNDYEYQIGSFSGAVNPKTDSFRQLPQFVVDNLDPSKHKKVAMFCTGGIRCEKSTALLKKMGFDEVYHLQGGILKYLEEVPEHESLWQGECFVFDNRVSVRHGLRQGKFELCHGCRFPISEADKASPNYLEGVACPRCYARQTPQQRARFTERQKQLALAKQRGEQHIGDASDISASRVKAGV, encoded by the coding sequence ATGTCTGAGATTGTTGTTGCTGCATTGTATAAGTTTGTTGCCTTGCCTGACTATGAAGCCCTACAAAAGCCCTTATATGACTTCTGTAAGCAGCATAGTATCAAAGGGACATTGCTATTGGCGCAAGAGGGCATAAACGGCACGATTGCTGGGAGTCGCGTCGATCTTGATGCGCTTTTAGCGTATCTGAAAGCTGACCATCGCTTTGAAAACCTCGAACATAAAGAGAGTTTTTGCGATTCTCAACCGTTCTATCGACTCAAAATCAAGCTGAAAAAGGAAATCGTCACACTAGGTGTAGAAGGTCTTGACCCGAACACAACGGTTGGTACCTACGTGCCACCTCAACAATGGAATGCGCTGATTTCGGACCCAGATGTAACAGTCATCGATACCCGCAATGACTATGAGTACCAAATCGGTAGTTTTAGCGGTGCGGTCAATCCAAAAACAGATTCCTTTCGACAATTGCCGCAGTTCGTTGTTGATAATCTCGATCCCAGCAAACATAAAAAAGTAGCGATGTTCTGCACTGGCGGAATCCGCTGTGAAAAATCCACGGCTTTACTGAAAAAAATGGGCTTTGATGAGGTTTATCATCTGCAAGGTGGCATTTTAAAGTATTTGGAAGAAGTACCTGAGCACGAGAGCCTGTGGCAGGGTGAGTGCTTCGTATTTGATAACCGAGTTTCCGTGAGGCACGGATTGCGACAAGGGAAATTTGAGCTCTGCCATGGTTGCAGGTTCCCCATCAGTGAAGCGGATAAAGCATCTCCAAACTACCTCGAAGGGGTTGCGTGTCCACGCTGTTACGCTCGGCAAACACCTCAGCAGCGGGCCCGATTCACCGAGCGCCAAAAACAGTTGGCTCTTGCGAAACAACGCGGTGAGCAACACATTGGCGATGCCTCAGACATAAGCGCAAGCCGAGTCAAAGCTGGCGTTTAA
- a CDS encoding BolA protein gives MDFEQVIRNKLISTFSPVFIDVENESHGHSVPKGAQTHFKVTLVGQAFEGVSRVKRHQLAYEALKTELANGVHALALHLYTESEWADRGAAAPASPQCAGK, from the coding sequence ATGGATTTCGAACAGGTTATCCGAAACAAGCTGATTTCCACTTTCAGCCCTGTATTTATTGATGTAGAAAACGAGAGTCACGGCCACAGTGTTCCGAAGGGAGCGCAAACCCACTTCAAAGTTACCCTTGTCGGTCAGGCGTTCGAAGGAGTTTCCCGAGTTAAGCGGCACCAGCTCGCCTACGAAGCTCTTAAGACCGAACTGGCAAACGGTGTGCATGCACTGGCGCTTCACCTGTATACGGAGTCGGAGTGGGCAGATCGTGGAGCCGCAGCACCGGCCTCTCCGCAATGCGCGGGGAAATAG
- a CDS encoding two-component system chemotaxis response regulator CheY, which produces MDDPNLDQSARNEHLETLKLLDSSIKKLASTQAASPMAVKNSQKPAAKEAARRTNITMENLRVLVAEDNADSANLLMDVLEDFGIKNVALADDGVAAFDKIKAAQDAFDLVLCDWDMPLLNGLEVYAKAKASNTLRNAHFMMVTAVSEAARIKEAIQLGVNDYIVKPIDIDVLEAKIRAAFSMDTKKEDSNAS; this is translated from the coding sequence ATGGATGATCCCAACTTGGATCAGTCGGCCCGTAACGAGCATTTGGAAACACTCAAATTGCTCGACAGCTCCATTAAGAAATTGGCCAGCACACAAGCGGCTTCTCCCATGGCTGTAAAAAATTCACAAAAGCCCGCAGCGAAAGAAGCTGCACGTCGCACAAACATTACAATGGAAAACTTACGAGTTTTGGTGGCAGAAGATAACGCCGATTCCGCGAATTTACTGATGGATGTGCTGGAAGATTTTGGGATTAAGAATGTCGCGCTTGCCGACGATGGTGTTGCTGCTTTCGATAAGATAAAAGCCGCTCAAGACGCTTTCGATCTGGTGCTATGCGACTGGGACATGCCGCTGCTAAATGGTTTGGAAGTGTACGCCAAGGCGAAAGCTTCCAACACACTACGCAATGCACATTTCATGATGGTAACTGCAGTTTCTGAAGCCGCTAGGATTAAAGAGGCCATCCAGCTTGGGGTAAATGACTATATTGTTAAGCCCATTGATATAGACGTATTGGAAGCGAAAATCCGAGCTGCTTTCAGCATGGATACAAAAAAAGAAGACTCGAATGCGAGCTAA
- a CDS encoding pyruvate kinase yields MYRRTKIVATLGPATDEPGILEKLIVAGVNVVRMNFSHGSPEDHKRRAEQVREISAKHNTYVAILGDLQGPKIRVARFAEGPIQLEIGAKFILDAELERDAGNQEQVGIDYKELPRDVNPGDMLLLDDGRVVLKVVSVDGARIQTEVVVGGKLSNNKGINRQGGGLSAPALTDKDRGDIKTAVEIGVDYLAVSFPRTADDMNLARQLARDAGGTMYMVAKIERAETVADNQILDDIILASDAVMVARGDLGVEIGDAQLIGVQKHIIERARALNRCVITATQMMETMISSPLPTRAEVFDVANAVLDGTDAVMLSAETAAGKYPVQTVEAMVRVIRGAEKHPQAESPPAKPKGGYTAIDQAIAMSTMYAAHELQRVKCIAAMTESGSTPLLMSRYGARLPIFAFSRNPKTLRRAALFRGVQPMLFDSDTIPHAETNIRAVEILREQEQLEDGDMILISKGDYANVHGGTNTMKVVKVGQPIA; encoded by the coding sequence ATGTATAGACGTACGAAGATTGTCGCAACCCTTGGCCCAGCGACGGATGAACCCGGAATTCTGGAGAAGCTGATTGTCGCGGGTGTGAACGTTGTACGTATGAATTTTTCCCACGGCAGCCCGGAAGATCACAAGCGCCGTGCAGAGCAGGTTCGCGAGATCTCCGCAAAGCACAATACCTACGTCGCCATTTTGGGAGACCTTCAAGGTCCTAAAATTCGCGTAGCGCGCTTTGCTGAAGGCCCGATTCAGTTGGAAATCGGTGCGAAATTTATACTGGATGCTGAGTTAGAACGCGATGCTGGTAATCAGGAACAGGTCGGTATCGACTACAAAGAGCTTCCCCGCGATGTAAATCCTGGTGACATGTTATTGCTGGATGATGGTCGAGTGGTACTTAAAGTGGTATCCGTCGATGGCGCTCGTATTCAAACCGAAGTGGTTGTTGGCGGGAAGCTGAGCAACAACAAGGGTATCAATCGACAGGGCGGTGGTTTATCTGCTCCAGCACTGACCGACAAAGACCGTGGCGACATCAAAACGGCTGTTGAAATCGGCGTTGATTACCTCGCGGTTTCCTTCCCGCGCACTGCAGATGACATGAATTTGGCGCGTCAACTTGCGCGCGACGCCGGTGGTACCATGTATATGGTCGCTAAAATTGAGCGTGCCGAAACTGTCGCAGACAATCAGATTCTCGACGATATTATTCTCGCCTCTGATGCGGTCATGGTGGCTCGTGGTGATCTGGGGGTTGAAATTGGCGACGCTCAATTAATCGGTGTTCAGAAGCATATTATTGAACGTGCCCGAGCGCTCAACCGTTGTGTTATCACTGCCACACAGATGATGGAAACCATGATTAGCAGCCCGCTGCCCACCCGAGCTGAAGTATTTGACGTTGCTAACGCGGTACTTGATGGCACCGATGCTGTTATGCTTTCTGCCGAAACTGCTGCCGGCAAATACCCGGTTCAAACCGTTGAAGCAATGGTGCGAGTGATTCGCGGTGCTGAAAAACACCCTCAAGCCGAATCCCCCCCCGCTAAGCCCAAAGGTGGCTACACAGCAATCGATCAGGCTATTGCCATGTCGACTATGTATGCGGCCCATGAATTACAGCGCGTGAAGTGCATCGCGGCGATGACAGAATCGGGTTCCACACCTCTATTAATGTCTCGCTACGGGGCGCGTTTGCCGATTTTCGCTTTTTCGCGAAACCCGAAAACCTTGCGCCGCGCTGCGTTATTCCGTGGTGTGCAGCCGATGTTATTCGACAGTGATACCATCCCTCATGCAGAAACCAATATTCGCGCCGTTGAAATTCTTCGGGAGCAGGAACAGTTGGAAGATGGGGATATGATTCTGATCTCAAAGGGTGATTATGCCAATGTACACGGCGGCACCAACACCATGAAGGTGGTCAAGGTTGGCCAGCCAATCGCTTGA
- a CDS encoding oxaloacetate decarboxylase beta subunit, translating to MGNLLGLWQSSGLHHMVAGQFVMMLICLLLLFLAIRKGFEPLLLVPIGFGGILANIPGAGLALPAVENAIAAGDPKVLADLAAVLGLTSWESVKDLAHAYEASAPAVHVAAAQVAAASGYANGMLYNFYTVAVASGAAPLIIFMGVGAMTDFGPLLANPKTLFLGAAAQFGIFATIMGAVGLSASGLMDFSIADAAAIGIIGGADGPTAIYVSSKLAPDLLGAIAVAAYSYMALVPLIQPPIMRALTSKEERRIVMTQLRNVGRREKIAFPILLLILVALVLPDAAPLLGMFCFGNLMRECGVVDRLSETTQNALINITTIFLGLSVGSKLAADKFLDPKTLGILVLGIVAFAIGTAMGVLMAKLMNVLTKQKINPLIGSAGVSAVPMAARVSNKVGQEANPHNFLLMHAMGPNVAGVIGSAVAAGVMISMVSSM from the coding sequence ATGGGGAATTTGTTAGGGCTTTGGCAGTCGTCCGGTTTACACCACATGGTAGCCGGGCAATTTGTCATGATGCTTATCTGCCTGTTGTTGCTCTTCCTGGCAATTCGAAAAGGCTTTGAGCCCTTGCTACTGGTGCCAATTGGCTTTGGGGGAATCCTCGCCAATATTCCCGGCGCTGGTCTGGCATTGCCTGCGGTTGAAAATGCAATCGCTGCTGGTGACCCCAAGGTGCTTGCTGATCTTGCAGCCGTTTTAGGGTTAACGAGCTGGGAGTCGGTTAAAGATCTGGCACATGCTTATGAGGCTTCTGCCCCGGCGGTACATGTGGCTGCTGCACAAGTGGCCGCAGCATCCGGTTACGCCAATGGCATGTTGTATAACTTCTATACGGTAGCGGTCGCCTCCGGCGCTGCACCTCTTATTATCTTTATGGGTGTCGGTGCCATGACCGACTTCGGCCCACTTCTTGCGAACCCCAAAACGCTATTCCTTGGAGCTGCAGCGCAATTCGGCATTTTTGCAACAATTATGGGTGCAGTTGGGTTATCAGCGAGTGGCTTGATGGACTTTTCCATTGCAGATGCCGCTGCCATTGGTATTATCGGTGGCGCAGACGGTCCGACAGCAATCTACGTCTCCAGTAAGCTTGCCCCGGACCTATTGGGCGCAATAGCCGTTGCAGCGTATTCTTACATGGCATTGGTCCCTTTGATTCAACCGCCCATTATGCGCGCACTTACCAGCAAGGAAGAACGGCGCATCGTCATGACGCAACTGCGCAATGTTGGGCGTCGTGAAAAAATCGCTTTCCCAATATTATTACTTATCCTAGTTGCATTGGTACTGCCAGATGCGGCACCACTTCTCGGCATGTTCTGCTTCGGAAACTTGATGCGTGAATGTGGTGTTGTGGATCGTCTGTCTGAAACGACGCAAAATGCCCTGATCAACATTACAACGATTTTCCTGGGGCTCTCTGTAGGCTCAAAGTTAGCCGCAGACAAGTTCCTCGACCCTAAAACTCTCGGTATTCTGGTGTTGGGTATTGTTGCTTTTGCTATTGGTACAGCGATGGGCGTTCTTATGGCGAAACTAATGAATGTGTTGACTAAGCAAAAGATAAACCCGCTTATTGGTTCTGCGGGGGTATCTGCGGTGCCTATGGCAGCGCGGGTGTCCAATAAAGTAGGTCAGGAGGCCAACCCTCACAACTTCTTGTTGATGCATGCCATGGGGCCAAACGTGGCGGGAGTGATTGGCTCCGCAGTTGCTGCAGGCGTCATGATCTCCATGGTCTCGTCGATGTAA